A segment of the Cohnella algarum genome:
CCGTCATGCCGTCCATCAGCGGGCCGTTAATGATCTCGAGCGGGCTGTACTTGGCCAGGGCCAGGTCGAGATCGGCAAGCAGGCCGTCCTTGCTCCCCTCCACCACGTATCCGGCCAGGCGCTCCTCCAAGGTCAAATTTTCGGCCTTCGCCTTTTTCTCGACTTTTTTGTCGCGGAACGCCGCCACGAACGCCGCAAGCGTCTCGTCGTTCGTGTTGTACAGAAGTTCCTCCGCAAGCTGCCGCTCCTCCGCCGGGATGGACGCGTAGCGCTCGACTTTCTCGGTGTTGACGATCGCGTAATCCAGGCCCGCTTTCGTGCATTCGTAGAGGAAAACGGAATTGAGCACTTCCCGGCCCGCCTCGGGCAAGCCGAACGAGATGTTGCTCAAGCCCAAAATCGTATGGCATTTCGGCATCGCTTCCTTGATCAGCCGGATGCCTTCGATCGTTTCCTTGGCGGAACCGATATATTGCTCGTCGCCCGTCCCGACGGGGAACACGAGCGGGTCGAAAATGATGTCCTCTTCCTTTAAGCCGTACTTGTTCACGAGCAAATCGCGGGACCGGACGGCCACCTCAAGCTTGTCTTCCCGGGTGATCGCCTGGCCGCGCTCGTCGATCGTGCCGACGACGACGGCCGCTCCGTACCGGTGAACGATCGGCATCACCTTCTCGAATTTCTCTTCCCCGTCTTCGAGGTTGATCGAGTTGATGATCGATTTGCCCTGAATGTACTTGAGCGCAAGCTCGATAACCGCCGGGTCGGTCGTGTCGACCATGAACGGGGCTTTCACCTTTTTCGTGACGAATTCGAGAAAACGCTTCATGTCCTCCGCTTCGTCGCGGTCCGGGTCCTGCACGCAAATGTCGATCACCTGCGCGCCGCTTTTCACCTGGGCGCGGGCAATTTCGGAAGCTTCCTCGTACTTGCCTTCCGCGATGAGCCGCTTGAACTTGCGCGAGCCCAGCACGTTCGTCCGTTCGCCGACCATATAGGGCCGGCCGCCGTCCTCCACGTATACCGTCTCGATGCCGGATACGGCCGGAGCGTGCGCGCCCTCGGGCTTGCGCGGCGCGACGTCCTTCATCGCTTCCGCCATGGCGGCGATGTGGGCCGGCGTCGTGCCGCAGCAGCCGCCGGCGACGTTGAGCCAGCCCTGCTCGGCGAACGCGCGGAGCTTTTTGGCGAGCGATTCCGGGGACTCGTGGTAATTCCCGTTTTCGTCCGGGAGTCCGGCATTCGGGTAGCAGCTGACCGCGCGGTCGGCAATGCCCGCCAGCGTCCGGATGTGATCGCGCATAAATTCCGGGCCGGTCGCGCAGTTCAGGCCGACCGAAATCGGATCGAGGTGCTCCAGCGAAATGTAGAACGATTCGATGCTTTGGCCGGCCAGCGTCGTCCCCATCGGCTCGATCGTGCCGCTGATCATGACCGGAACTTTGCGTCCCGCGGTTTCGAACGCTTGCCTGACGCCGATGCCGGCCGCCTTCACGTTAAGCGTATCCTGGCACGTTTCGATCAGCAGCACGTCGACGCCGCCTTCGAGCAGCGCTTCCGTCTGCTCCCGGTAGGAAGCGACGAGCTGATCGAAGGTGACGCCGCCCGTGACGGACAACGTCTTCGTCGTCGGTCCCAGCGCGCCCGCGACGTAACGCGGTTTGTCCGGCGTCGAATGGCGTTCGCAAGCTTCTCTAGCGATTTTCGCCGCGGCCAGGTTGATTTCCCGCGCTTTCTCGGGAATATCGTATTCCGCGAGCACGACGCTGGTCGCGCCGAACGTATTCGTCTCGATAATATCCGAACCCGCGGCCAAATAAGCCTCGTGGATTTTGGCAATGACGTCCGGCCTCGTAAGCACGAGCATCTCGTTGCAGCCTTCCAGCTCCTCGCCGCCGAAGTCTTCCGGGCCGAGATTTTCCTGTTGAATCATCGTGCCCATTGCACCGTCGAGTATCAAAATGCGCTTGGCCATCTCCTCTTGCAAAGACGGCTTCATATACGTTAAAGTCATAATTGGGCGACTTTCCTCCATCTGAAAAAATCGTTAACCTTTATACTACCAGAATCGGATGAACTCGGAAAGATGCTCGTATCACGTCGACAGGCGGCGAACTTTGGTTTATAATACAATTACTCTAATTCTTATGGGGAAAGAAGGAATTAACCATGGCTAAAATTCGCGTTCGCAATACGAACGAGTTGATCGAAGGAGAAGCGAATGTCGGCGCCTTCCTGGAGAAGCAAGGCGTACTGTACGAACACTGGGATCCGTCCAAGCTGCCGGAACGCCTGCGGGAAAATTTCAGCCTGACCGACGAGGACAAGCAAGAAATCCTGTCCACGTTCGACGCCGAAATTCGCGACCTGGCCGGCCGCCGCGGCTACAAAACCTGGGACATCGTCGCCCTCTCGGACGCTACGCCCAACATCGAAGAATTGCTGAAAAAATTCGAGCAAGTTCACACGCACACCGAAGACGAAGTTCGCGCCATCGCCGCGGGCGAAGGCATCTTCATCATCAAAGGCGACGATTCCGTCGGCTACTTTGACGTCATTCTGACGGCCGGCGACGTCATTTCCGTTCCGGAAGGCAATCCGCACTTCTTTACGCTGACGGAATCCCGCAAAGTCGTCGCCGTGCGTTTGTTCATCGAAACCGAAGGCTGGATCGCGCACCCGTTCCAGGATCCGGAATTCGTAAAATAATCCGGTCGGCTGCGACCTTAAGAGAACCGCACATCGAAAAAATCCCCGGCCCGCTCAAACCAAAGGTTTGACGGCCGGGGATTTTCTTTTCAAGAATCTGTTCGATCAAATCATCGATTCGTTAAGAGGACAGACGTTCGAGCAGCTTCGGGAGCTCCGTCAGGCTGGCGATTTCATACGCCGGCACGATCTCGTCGTCCCGGGTCGTCCCGTGGCGGTTAATCCAGATCGACGTCA
Coding sequences within it:
- a CDS encoding 1,2-dihydroxy-3-keto-5-methylthiopentene dioxygenase; translated protein: MAKIRVRNTNELIEGEANVGAFLEKQGVLYEHWDPSKLPERLRENFSLTDEDKQEILSTFDAEIRDLAGRRGYKTWDIVALSDATPNIEELLKKFEQVHTHTEDEVRAIAAGEGIFIIKGDDSVGYFDVILTAGDVISVPEGNPHFFTLTESRKVVAVRLFIETEGWIAHPFQDPEFVK